CGCTGCTCGGGGTGCCTGCCGGGGACCTCGTGGGCCGGGCGGTGCCCGCCGCCGACCTGCCGGGCCCGGCCGCCCGCCGCCTGGCCCGCGAACTGGCCGCCGGGGAACCGCAGGAGATCACCGCTCGCCTCGCCGACCTGCTGCCGCCGCCCGTGGACGGCTCGCGCGAACGTCTGCTGCGGGCCGCCGTCGACGCGCTGTCCACCCGCCCGGACCACGCCCCCGCCGCCGTACACGACGTCGCGCGCGAACTCGCCGTCAGCGAACGCCAGTTGCGCAACCTGTTCGCCGTCGGCGTCGGGGTCTCCCCCAAGCACTACGCCCGCATCGACCGCGTCCGTCACCTCCTCACGCACGCGGCCTCCACGCCGTGGGCGCAACTCGCCGCCGACGCCGGCTTCTACGACCAGTCGCACATGACCGCCGACTTCCGCACCCTGATGGGCGTCCCGCCCACGGCGTTCTTCTCCGGCCGGCTGCCCCGGGCCACTCCCTGCAGGGCGCCGCGACCGCGCTGAATCCGGATGCCGGGGGCCCTGTCGGCCTGCGATGATCCGGCTCCATGACCGCACGACGAGTGAAAGCCAGTCTCTACATCTCGGTGGACGTCGAAGCGGACGGGCCGATCCCGGGACCGTACTCGCTGCTGAGCCTGGGCGCCGCGGTCGCGGGCCGGCAGGACGCCGACGGGTTCACCGCGGCCGACCCCGCCCGTCGGACGTTCTACCGTGAACTGCGCCCGATCAGCGACCGGTTCGTCCCCGAGGCGCTGGCCGTGAGCGGACTCGACCGTGGCCGGCTGCTCCGGGAGGGGCGCGATCCCGCCCGGGCGCTCGCCGAGTTCAGCGGCTGGGTGCGGGAGGTCGGCGCGGGGGCGCAGCCGGTGATGTGCGGCTACCCGGCCTCGTACGACTGGACGTTCCTGTACTGGTACCTGATCCGCTTCACCGGGGAGAGTCCGTTCGGGCATTCCGGCTGCCTCGACATGAAGACGCTGTACGCCGTCAAGGCGGGGGTGCCGCTGCGGGCGGTGGCCAAGCGGACGATGCCGGCCGAGCTGCTGCCCCGGCGCCCCCACACGCACCACGCGCTGGACGACGCGGTCGAGCAGGCCGAGCTCCTCGCGAACCTCATGGCCTGGCAGGGGCCCCGGTCGACCGGGTGATCCCCCCGGCCTGCCCGGGAGACGGGGCGGGCGGCCGCCCACGGGGGCGAGGGCGGCCACGACCGTTCCGGGGCGCACGCGTCCCGCGCGCGCCCCGGTCGCGGCCGCCGTGCACCACGCGGGTCCACGGCATCCGGCCGAGGGCCGTCCCCCTCGGCCGGAGTCTCGGCGGGTCAGGCCTGCGCGGCGATCCCTGCCAGCCGCCGGGCCTCTTCCCGGGTCGAGCGGGCGACGGCGTCCTCGTCCACGGTCGACAGCCGTCCGTTCTCGACGATCTGACGGCCG
The window above is part of the Streptomyces sp. NBC_00425 genome. Proteins encoded here:
- a CDS encoding helix-turn-helix domain-containing protein, giving the protein MTNALAEPPLPVPTALRSWIAGIGDVAVDRAPEDAYTHLPDTATKVVVRVAQNGRHDTLVVGPRTRATYHADPDERLVSCTQLRLAPGAVGPLLGVPAGDLVGRAVPAADLPGPAARRLARELAAGEPQEITARLADLLPPPVDGSRERLLRAAVDALSTRPDHAPAAVHDVARELAVSERQLRNLFAVGVGVSPKHYARIDRVRHLLTHAASTPWAQLAADAGFYDQSHMTADFRTLMGVPPTAFFSGRLPRATPCRAPRPR